One genomic window of Coffea eugenioides isolate CCC68of chromosome 1, Ceug_1.0, whole genome shotgun sequence includes the following:
- the LOC113768643 gene encoding zinc finger BED domain-containing protein RICESLEEPER 2-like, with protein sequence MAISPPEVSSIPRSSAHDSTTPFTLDTPVFISNDTTTAGVQVFALEEQEEEEEPTGQIGGDTREVTEAEDEFQIPKRNKTSEAWDDFDEVEENGLNYAICKHCKKKLSRGKSKQTSSMWRHRNRCSARKASIRKAEQQTKLNFQLADDSFPTLPPLSAKFDMEKVREAAAHWVLMHEHPFTILEEEGFNLMMKRAVPEWKKISRATAKNDCMQVYELEKNKLRNKLKNVERVSITTDLWKSKNQKIEYMVITGHSIDSDWKLQNISVDNASNNDVAIRILRDDISRSKKLLCDGKLFHVRCCAHILNLVVQDGISEIVDITKAIRDSVEFVNRSEGRALMFAEIAQQLHIPGKKLLYDCKTRWNATFEMLNCAIKFKDVFPRFQDREQSYDFCPSAEDWKKAEKVCSVLEKFWECTHIISGSDYPTSNLFLQELVKIKKVLDARVNDEDPFIRAMVRRMKTKFDKYWGECNLILAVAAILDPRQKMRVVDFTYPQMYLPSEASQNISTIRRVLFELYDEYVALAANPTGGPMASSSSQRQGTNATKKTRWGDFDQYCDEVETSEPHKSELIDYLDKPRQKIGEDLDEFDCLGCIGGHF encoded by the exons ATGGCAATTAGTCCTCCCGAGGTATCTTCTATCCCGCGATCATCTGCTCATGATTCAACTACTCCATTCACGTTGGATACCCCTGTTTTCATAAGTAATGATACAACAACAGCTGGAGTTCAAGTATTTGCTCTtgaagaacaagaagaagaagaagaaccaaCTGGTCAAATAGGAGGAGACACGCGGGAAGTGACTGAAGCTGAAGATGAATTCCAGATccctaaaagaaataaaacatctGAGGCTTGGGATGATTTTGACGAAGTTGAGGAAAATGGATTGAATTATGCCATTTGCAAGCATTGCAAGAAAAAGCTGTCAAGAGGCAAGTCAAAGCAAACAAGTAGCATGTGGAGACATCGGAATAGATGTTCAGCCCGAAAAGCAAGCATTAGAAAGGCTGAGCAgcaaacaaaattaaatttcCAGCTAGCTGATGATTCTTTTCCGACTTTGCCACCCTTGAGCGCAAAGTTTGACATGGAGAAAGTTAGAGAGGCAGCTGCACATTGGGTGCTAATGCATGAGCATCCATTCACCATATTAGAAGAAGAAGGCTTCAATCTTATGATGAAACGAGCGGTGCCAGAGTGGAAGAAAATCTCTCGAGCAACAGCAAAAAATGATTGTATGCAAGTATATGAGCTTGAAAAAAATAAGTTGAGGAACAAGTTGAAAAATGTGGAAAGAGTGAGCATCACAACCGATCTTTGGAAgtcgaaaaatcaaaagatcgAGTACATGGTCATCACCGGGCATtcgattgattctgattggaAACTACAAAA CATATCAGTTGATAATGCCTCGAACAATGATGTAGCTATTAGAATATTAAGAGATGACATCTCCAGGTCCAAAAAGCTTCTTTGTGATGGAAAATTGTTCCATGTTCGATGCTGTGCACACATCTTGAACCTTGTAGTTCAAGATGGCATTTCTGAGATTGTGGACATCACCAAAGCCATTAGGGATTCCGTGGAATTTGTGAATCGATCAGAGGGGCGTGCATTGATGTTTGCTGAAATTGCGCAACAACTCCATATACCAGGAAAAAAGTTGCTTTACGATTGTAAGACAAGATGGAATGCCACATTTGAGATGCTGAATTGTGCCATCAAATTTAAGGATGTTTTTCCCCGTTTTCAAGATAGAGAGCAAAGTTACGATTTTTGCCCATCTGCTGAGGATTGGAAAAAAGCTGAAAAGGTTTGTTCGGTCTTGGAAAAATTTTGGGAGTGCACACATATAATTTCTGGTTCAGATTATCCTACGAGCAATCTTTTCCTTCAAGAGTTGgtgaagataaaaaaagtgTTGGATGCTCGAGTCAATGATGAAGACCCCTTCATTCGGGCCATGGTTCGAAGGATGAAAACTAAGTTTGACAAGTATTGGGGTGAATGTAATTTGATATTGGCCGTGGCTGCCATTTTAGATCCAAGACAGAAAATGAGGGTTGTGGACTTCACCTACCCTCAAATGTATCTACCTTCAGAGGCTTCTCAAAACATTTCCACCATTCGCCGAGTGCTATTTGAGTTATATGATGAGTATGTTGCTCTAGCGGCGAATCCAACAGGAGGGCCAATGGCTTCTAGCTCTTCCCAAAGGCAAGGAACAAATGCGACCAAGAAGACTAGATGGGGTGATTTTGATCAATATTGTGATGAAGTCGAGACTAGCGAACCTCATAAGTCAGAATTGATTGATTATTTAGACAAGCCTCGCCAAAAGATTGGAGAAGATCTCGATGAATTTGATTGTTTGGG TTGCATCGGAGGCCACTTTTAG
- the LOC113768653 gene encoding uncharacterized protein LOC113768653, giving the protein MPLEPQGPHYYSIAEPFNMDTATQGKAEAGESSVSIDKNLLKRLDRFEEFIRKSQGLNKQGGLDYNELCLFPDMQLPMGFKTPKFSKYDGTGNPKTHLRMFANKLGKPIDDENLPVRLFPESLEGDALDWYSNLKPENMRTWMNLSTTFVRQYEYNCELAPTRTTLEGTRRKPSEDHKTYAKRWRKLAAKVEPPMTEDEIVRTFIKAHDPPYFEEIFHMIWCSFAVIINKLEEYDEYVKAEKIVNVSALKSQLDALQGQSNNGREPQCKKKEEETTFMWGQGPFSRPRSQRYHTYSSRYPNPRPVYHTTTNHPRPQPNYASPPTMPSLISQNNSQIRLCLPYNPRPAPPNQQTYNPPQTNKIQKPGRSQTFTNLGRPIDQLYEQLKAAGEINDIPPSNYSRRGLSAGYNPQAACAYHSGAPGHSTSNCWVLKHKIQDMIEAGDIVLRKREEQGPSISTNPFPEHKDTFEAFTPQ; this is encoded by the coding sequence ATGCCACTCGAACCTCAGGGACCACATTATTACTCCATCGCTGAGCCATTTAACATGGATACCGCCACCCAAGGGAAAGCAGAAGCTGGGGAGTCATCCGTGTCGATAGATAAGAATTTGCTAAAGCGATTGGATCGGTTTGAGGAGTTCAtaaggaaaagccaaggtttgaacaaacaaggaggTCTGGACTACAACGAGTTGTGCCTATTTCCGGATATGCAATTGCCCATGGGTTTCAAAACGCCCAAGTTTAGCAAGTATGACGGAACGGGCAACCCCAAGACGCATCTTCGAatgttcgccaacaagttgggcaagccaaTAGATGACGAGAATCTACCAGTTCGTTTGTTTCCTGAAAGCTTAGAAGGCGATGCACTGGATTGGTATTCCAATTTGAAGCCCGAGAATATGAGGACATGGATGAACTTATCAACcacttttgtaaggcaatacgaaTACAATTGCGAGTTGGCTCCAACGAGGACCACATTGGAGGGAACCAGGAGGAAACCATCCGAGGACCACAAGACATATGCgaagagatggaggaaattgGCCGCCAAGGTGGAGCCTCCCATGACTGAAGATGAGATTGTTCGTACGTTCATCAAAGCTCACGACCCGCCCTATTTTGAGGAGATTTTTCACATGATCTGGTGTTCATTTGCAGTAATTATCAATAAGTTAGAGGAATATGACGAATACGTCAAAGCAGAGAAAATTGTCAATGTATCAGCTTTAAAATCACAGTTGGATGCCTTGCAAGGTCAGAGTAATAATGGAAGGGAGCCTCAATGTAAGAAGAAAGAGGAGGAAACTACTTTTATGTGGGGCCAAGGACCGTTTTCAAGACCCAGATCCCAACGTTACCACACATATTCATCTCGCTACCCAAACCCACGCCCTGTTTACCATACTACTACCAATCACCCTCGACCTCAGCCAAACTATGCTAGCCCACCTACAATGCCCTCCCTAATATCtcaaaacaattctcaaattcgaCTTTGTCTACCTTATAATCCCAGACCTGCTCCACCAAACCAACAGACTTACAACCCTCCTCAAaccaataaaatacaaaaaccTGGTCGATCTCAAACTTTTACCAACTTAGGCCGACCCATTGACCAACTGTACGAACAGCTCAAGGCTGCCGGTGAAATCAATGACATACCTCCTTCAAACTACTCTCGTCGAGGTCTCTCTGCTGGGTACAACCCTCAAGCCGCTTGTGCCTACCATTCTGGAGCCCCCGGTCACTCGACCAGTAATTGTTGGGTACTAAAACATAAGATCCAGGACATGATCGAAGCAGGAGATATAGTGttaaggaaaagggaagaacaaggaccgagcATAAGTACGAATCCCtttcctgaacacaaggacacctttgaggcatttACCCCccaatga
- the LOC113768660 gene encoding zinc finger BED domain-containing protein RICESLEEPER 2-like, translating to MAISPPEVSSIPRSSAHDSTTPFTLDTPVFISNDTTTAGVQVFALEEQEEEEEPTGQIGGDTREVTEAEDEFQIPKRNKTSEAWDDFDEVEENGLNYAICKHCKKKLSRGKSKQTSSMWRHRNRCSARKASIRKAEQQTKLNFQLADDSFPTLPPLSAKFDMEKVREAAAHWVLMHEHPFTILEEEGFNLMMKRAVPEWKKISRATAKNDCMQVYELEKNKLRNKLKNVERVSITTDLWKSKNQKIEYMVITGHSIDSDWKLQNISVDNASNNDVAIRILRDDISRSKKLLCDGKLFHVRCCAHILNLVVQDGISEIVDITKAIRDSVEFVNRSEGRALMFAEIAQQLHIPGKKLLYDCKTRWNATFEMLNCAIKFKDVFPRFQDREQSYDFCPSAEDWKKAEKVCSVLEKFWECTHIISGSDYPTSNLFLQELVKIKKVLDARVNDEDPFIRAMVRRMKTKFDKYWGECNLILAVAAILDPRQKMRVVDFTYPQMYLPSEASHNISTIRRVLFELYDEYVALAANPTGGPMASSSSQRQGTNATKKTRWGDFDQYCDEVETSEPHKSELIDYLDKPRQKIGEDLDEFDCLGCIGGHF from the exons ATGGCAATTAGTCCTCCCGAGGTATCTTCTATCCCGCGATCATCTGCTCATGATTCAACTACTCCATTCACGTTGGATACCCCTGTTTTCATAAGTAATGATACAACAACAGCTGGAGTTCAAGTATTTGCTCTtgaagaacaagaagaagaagaagaaccaaCTGGTCAAATAGGAGGAGACACGCGGGAAGTGACTGAAGCTGAAGATGAATTCCAGATccctaaaagaaataaaacatctGAGGCTTGGGATGATTTTGACGAAGTTGAGGAAAATGGATTGAATTATGCCATTTGCAAGCATTGCAAGAAAAAGCTGTCAAGAGGCAAGTCAAAGCAAACAAGTAGCATGTGGAGACATCGGAATAGATGTTCAGCCCGAAAAGCAAGCATTAGAAAGGCTGAGCAgcaaacaaaattaaatttcCAGCTAGCTGATGATTCTTTTCCGACTTTGCCACCCTTGAGCGCAAAGTTTGACATGGAGAAAGTTAGAGAGGCAGCTGCACATTGGGTGCTAATGCATGAGCATCCATTCACCATATTAGAAGAAGAAGGCTTCAATCTTATGATGAAACGAGCGGTGCCAGAGTGGAAGAAAATCTCTCGAGCAACAGCAAAAAATGATTGTATGCAAGTATATGAGCTTGAAAAAAATAAGTTGAGGAACAAGTTGAAAAATGTGGAAAGAGTGAGCATCACAACCGATCTTTGGAAgtcgaaaaatcaaaagatcgAGTACATGGTCATCACCGGGCATtcgattgattctgattggaAACTACAAAA CATATCAGTTGATAATGCCTCGAACAATGATGTAGCTATTAGAATATTAAGAGATGACATCTCCAGGTCCAAAAAGCTTCTTTGTGATGGAAAATTGTTCCATGTTCGATGCTGTGCACACATCTTGAACCTTGTAGTTCAAGATGGCATTTCTGAGATTGTGGACATCACCAAAGCCATTAGGGATTCCGTGGAATTTGTGAATCGATCAGAGGGGCGTGCATTGATGTTTGCTGAAATTGCGCAACAACTCCATATACCAGGAAAAAAGTTGCTTTACGATTGTAAGACAAGATGGAATGCCACATTTGAGATGCTGAATTGTGCCATCAAATTTAAGGATGTTTTTCCCCGTTTTCAAGATAGAGAGCAAAGTTACGATTTTTGCCCATCTGCTGAGGATTGGAAAAAAGCTGAAAAGGTTTGTTCGGTCTTGGAAAAATTTTGGGAGTGCACACATATAATTTCTGGTTCAGATTATCCTACGAGCAATCTTTTCCTTCAAGAGTTGgtgaagataaaaaaagtgCTGGATGCTCGAGTCAATGATGAAGACCCCTTCATTCGGGCCATGGTTCGAAGGATGAAAACTAAGTTTGACAAGTATTGGGGTGAATGTAATTTGATATTGGCCGTGGCTGCCATTTTAGATCCAAGACAGAAAATGAGGGTTGTGGACTTCACCTACCCTCAAATGTATCTACCTTCAGAGGCTTCTCATAACATTTCCACCATTCGCCGAGTGCTATTTGAGTTATATGATGAGTATGTTGCTCTAGCGGCGAATCCAACAGGAGGGCCAATGGCTTCTAGCTCTTCCCAAAGGCAAGGAACAAATGCGACCAAGAAGACTAGATGGGGTGATTTTGATCAATATTGTGATGAAGTCGAGACTAGCGAACCTCATAAGTCAGAATTGATTGATTATTTAGACAAGCCTCGCCAAAAGATTGGAGAAGATCTCGATGAATTTGATTGTTTGGG TTGCATCGGAGGCCACTTTTAG